The nucleotide sequence GTCAGTGATGATTTATTGAGTGTGATCTTTTAGGCAGGCTAGGGTGGGAAACTCAAAGCACTGGAGGAATAATTCCAATCTCCAGGGAGCTTTGCTAAAGGCTGAGCAAGATTTTCACTGAGGTGACAATTTGCACCTCTGTCTATCAGTCACTGTGGCATGTCAAGGCATTACCAGCTCCTGTGAAAATACAGCCTTCAAGCTTTTGGGAGACAGTGGTGCATTTTGGGCCTGGATCAGCTCTTTCTTTGGTTTGACACTAAATAAATGAGACAGAATAGTGCATACACCTGGTTTCAACTGGGGTTGACACTGGGGCTTGCTAGAAATGCCCCTTCTAGAGGCAGGTGAAGAAAGCATAGGCAAGAAAGCTGTTGGACAATGCTTGCTGAACAGGACCTTTGCAGAGCTCTTAAGCTAGAGCACCACTCAGGGACTTGCAGTCTGCCCGTGGCTAGGAAGAAAAAGCCACTTTAAAGTGTTCTTAGAAGtgtctcccttctcccaggacCCATCTACATTTCTGTATGTTGTCCTATGAACAAGTGTGTGAGCACCAAGCCTCTTACCTGCAAAGGTGTAGAACATAGATGCTGGCTTCAGCAGATagtctctcttccttctgaagGATAAGAGGACGCAGATTGTTCCGATGATTGCAAAGCCAACGCTGAAGATGGCAATGGCTGCAGCCGAGATGCTGTATTCTGTCAAAGCAAACACCAAAAGATGCAGATGTAGGGAAATGGTGAGTAGGCTCCCATCAGCTGTGACAACTTTGCAGGGGGTCACTCACAGAAAGGTacagtcctgctgctgtggagaggTGGTTCTGATGATTGTGTGCTGCctttatcacagaattgtttttgttagaaaagacctctaagatcatggagtccagccattctctaactctggtAAGTGTGGTGCTAAACTATGgtcctcaacaccacatctcttcctcttttaaacatctccagggaggaggattcaaccacctcctggggagtctgttccagtctttgagaaccctttcagtgaagaagtttcttcttatgtccaacctaaatatcTCCTGATGCAGTttaaggctgtttcctcttgttctaaatAAAATCAGGGGCAAGTATTGTTCATGTCTCTCTTGAATGCAAAGGGTATAACAACAGAGCAGGAAGGGAACTTTCTGGGTGCTTACTGCAAGAGCAAATGGCACCTGCACTGGTCTGGTGAagctctgggctggagctgtTTCAGCTCTGCTGTATAGATTTTATTGTTGAAGccttcctgggctccactctcaTTTCTGCCATTGCTCCACACTCTGCTTCCAGTGTAAATAGACAGCTCTATTTTTATTCTGTCTGTATTGCAGAGCCCCAACAGGGTCCCCATGTGTGGTGCCAGTGCTGTACGGGTGCAGGACAGCTGAATGCTCCACAGGGCTCACAACCTAAGTAGGCAAACATGGGCAGGAAGCCAGAGCTGAAGTGTTTGCAGAGCATCTTTCCCCACACACACTACAAGACAATGATTTCCAGCTCTGTGGAAGGCCAGCTCTTCAGGACATGGGATTAACCCCTCCACAGGTTTTTGCTAAGCCAGCTCAGATGTAGGCTGAATGCTTCCCCCACCCTCCAGTGCTGGagtagaaggggggggggggcgggaattGCTAACTGAATAATTCAGGTCTTCATTTACATACTGCATTCATTTTCAGATTAGTTTAATATTTAACATGTGTAGCCATGTGTGAACATCTCAGTGCCTGACAATATTTGCCTTtcaagccattaaaaaaaatatctcccAGGCAAAATCATGAagaattccccccccccaccttacTAATTAGCTCCCATCAAATGGGAGCAACTTCTGGGAAAGGGAACAGCAGCTCCCTCTTTGTTCTCATTGCTTTTCAGGCCACTGCTTTATTATGATTTCCTTAGTTTTTCTCTTTACTatgtgctggagcagcctgaaagAATTTGTTCTGATGTAAAATTTGGAATTTGTCCTTGTTCAGAgcattttctttacatttttttaCATAGGAACTACTCTACTGCTTTCAGTGGAACCAGGTCTGAACCCTCATTCTGGGGACCTCTTTACCTTAGAAACCATTTTTCAGGATCATTCTTACCTTTCTGGGTGGTTACTTCAAATatctctgagctctgtcctggTGTGAAGTGCTTGAAGTAGGAGCAGTTGTGttctggaagagaaaaggaaattgaGTTTTGTGTGCCTGGAAACCTCTGATCAAATGCAGGAATACCGAATTTGATTTTTATTGATGTATCAAACTTGCAGTGTTTTTAAGGTTCCCTGTTCTTGGTGATGCTGCAAAATTGCAGCTGGATTTGTGTTACTTGGGAGCAGGTAGATGGCATACACATGCCAGGCCACCAGCTCCAGAATGGACAAGGCTGAAAGCCCCCTCTGATACCTTTTATGGgctgctccctccagcagctctctgcacacTGATTGCTCATCTATTTAAAATGCAAAGTACAGATAATTTTTCTCATTCTGTCCTTGGCCATCACACGTTTCTGCCTCTCTCTGTCGCTGTGTTTCCTGGTGATGAGACCTGTCGTGCCCACAGCTGAGGAGGTATCTCAGCTCACCTCTCCTCATCACTGCCAACCCACTCCCCGGCAGCATCACCCCAGCAGCTCTAGGGGAGTCAGCACTCCTGAAGTGAGCTGGGACTCCAGAAATGGAGGATGGAATGTCCTCACAcaccttctccctcccagctcttccctcctccagctcacagccccctgtgcagctgtggctgggagTGGGAAGCAGCCCAGGGGAATTTCCTGGATGGATGGAGGTTGTCACCATGTAACAGGGtgacagaggtgaggctgctgTGATGCAGCAAAGCACACGATGGTTTATAACAGGGACATTGAGCAGCAGGGGAGTTGGCTGTCATTTAAAGAAAGACAGAATCTATGTGAAGCCACAAACAgttgtccagggaagggaaggctgatCAGAGCCATACAAGTCAAGGGCATAGAGGCTTTTCCACAACCTGCCTCTACCAAAGTTCACTCCCATCAGAGCAGTGGATTTGATAAGATGGCAGAGTTGGATAATGgaaacttcatgaagttcctTTCTCTGGACTTAACATGAGAGTACTGCCAGGTACTGATAGAGTGGTTGTGAAGTCCACAGGGATCAAGATTGTGGGGCAGGAGGATATGTGGGGAGGGGAGCTGGTAGCTGAGTCTCTCAGTGGTCATGATATCATTTGGTACTCAGCGCAGTGAGATCCAGCCAGTGCAGGGCTGCCATTGCCATCAGGAGATACACTACAGGCTTTCAGCCGcagtgggatggggaagggtctggcgAGGACCTGCTGAGTCGGAgttttggcagcagcagggttagGGTGGAGGGTGTTCTGACTATTTATAACTGGTTTAATTGAAGGTTTGGAGGGGTGTGGAGCTGGGAGAACAGTTGCTCGCCAGGAATTTGGCTGGAAGGGTGCAATCACAGGGACATGCTGAGCGGCGCCAGCTCTGATTGCACTATTCTGCGAAGCTGGGCTGGAGAGGACACACTGGgcacctgccccagcacccctccTGCACCCCAGCTGCACTCCCATCAGACTGGGAAATCAGGCCAAGGCTGCATGAAcacaggtgctgcaggcagcaatgGGCTGCTTGGTTGACAGCAGCATCTCTTGTCCAGAGATGCAACACTTTCCAGGAGATGCTGGGAGAAAGTCTGGGAGGACTTTTTGATCCTCTCCAGCATCCAGACTGAGAGAGGCTGATCCAGTGTAGGTCATGGGGTAAAGCCTGAGCCAGAACCTACATACAAGACCATGTTGGGTTCCTGCCTCAGGGCACATTTGGATGTTATTTACAGCAAGAAGACCTCTGCTGGTTctagtgttttggggtttttttctgtcatgtAAATGGCAAATGTTGGAGTTATTCAAGGaggatttattttctctctcccaggAGAAAGGCAGCTGTAAAGCAGCACTTTTGTGCCTGCTAGTGAAAATTCCTTCGAGACACTCCTATCTACTTAATTTTATAAGGTGACTTTTATTtcatctgcagcttctccttgcTGGAGACCCGGTTAGTGTTCAGCTCTAGCATCTCCTCATTGGTTCTCTATTATCCTTGCAAACAACTGGAGGAAACACATTTGAACTCTGTGAGTAAAATTGCAAATTCTGAGCCCTAGAGTGGAGGTTGGTTGCCTCTGCAGGAGACTGGGTGGTGGCTGAGGGTGGGCATCATGTCTGGTGATCCCAGCTGGGGATCCTTGGGCTCCTGTGCtaaaagggagggaagaggggatgAAACTGGGATACTTTAATGTGgtctgttttgtttggcttttaatTAACTCTCTGAAAGGACTGAACTCGAAGGATCCTCAGGTGCATTGACTGTACAAAGGCCAAGGTGAAGCCATCCAGGCACTGTGATAGgcgcacagcacagctctgtctgcaTTACAGGTGAAGCAAACCAGCCCAGTCCACCCTTCAGTCTGTGAAGGCTCCTCAGACAAAGAGCACACAAAATCTTTCTTTTAGAGATGGATTTGTCTTCAGGAAATGGAGCTGCCTCTCTGTCTTGTGGCTTATAGCAAAGCCAAGGTACAATAAATGGGGTTATCAGAGGAGGGAGTTAGCTCCAGGGGAGGTGCTTTTGGAAAAAGCATTTAttgtgggaaaacaaaaccagattgGGCTTGGTGAAATGATACATTGTGTTCAGTTTCAAGATGTTTtggtgctctgctgagctgggacTATCTGTTTCTACAAGGCTCCCTGTTTTTCAAGAGAACTGAGGCACTTCAATGCCTCTCTGGTGCCATCATTAATAAGAGAAAAGCCCATTTGTGTCACACTACATTTACATAATGGATAGGATTTTAAATGGGTTTTATAAAGGATGAAAACTGTGTGGCAATCTTTGTTTCTCTCCACCTCTAATTGCATTGTCTCTGCCACGAGGTTACCTCAGGGTGCTGATGGGAACAGCCCAGGGGCCCTGTGGTCATTATGGCTTCAAAGTTGTAAGCTGTGTTTTACCACACAGTGTCCTCCCCTTTACAGGTCCCCTACCCTTACACACCTCCTGGTCCCTTCCCTTCAGATCCACCATTTGTGGCATCCACCATGGATGACCACTGTGTGCGGGCAAGTGAGTCACATCAtagactcagaatcacagaatggtttgggttggaagggattctgaagataatctagttccaactcctctgccatgaaCAGgtacacctcccactagaccaggtcgcTCCAGGCCCCACCTAACCCGGCTTTCATCTGTTTGTGCAGAGCCAACCTTCTCtgccgtggggctgggggcagcagaagtGCAGTCCCATTGAGCTGTGGTTGAACCTTGAGGGTCTGCAATATAGAGACCTCATGGGGGAAGAAAGGGTAGATAGCCCACATGATGTTTGGGCCATGAAGAGTTTCAGGTGTCAGCTGTCACCTATGAGCACTGAAGCGGCAGGCCGGGAAGGGGATGGAGCCCACCTTGCAATTGAGCCTAAGCTGAACACCAGCATGTGGGGGTTTGTGGCAGGCTTAGAAAAACCTGGATTTTAATGTGAGGTTTCTGTCTGGGAGACAGGACCTGCTGCTGTGATTAGAGGAGGTGTTAAGGTGAGGGCTGACTGGTGGAAGGGGCAGACCTTGGGCTCTGATCTGGCCAGcaagccaggggaggctgttgACAGGCACTGAGTTTTGGAGATAGTGTCTCCAAACAGTTGAATTTCATACCACTCTTGCAGAGTGAGTCTCTTGCATGGACACAGGGAGTGAGACAGCCCTGCTGGTAACTCATTTGCTCAGGCACTTTTCCTCTCCAGTTGCCTGAACTTCTGTTCCCAGTTTTACCAGGACTTCTTTaacctgctggcagcacacatGGGCCTAAGACcattctctctgctgctgcccagcatgcAGGAGCACAAGAGAACACCACCTCCACTGGAGTTACTGGCAACAAAGGCAAGCTCAGTTTACAACCAGTAATAAACTGCCCTAGTGCCCAGTGCCCCAGTTAAACCTGTCTCCCTCAGTGTTAATCTGAATGTGCCCATTTTTACAGCCATCTCCCCGAGCTTTTATTCCTTACAGCAGGATACTGAACCCTTTCCAATTTGTCAACATCCTCGGAAGAGGGCTGTAAAATTTTAAAGCCCTGCCTAAATCACAGCCCTGCTTTGtggctggggagcccaggcacCCTCCCCATTTCACACTGTGCTGAGCTCCAAAGCTAATAAATAATGTTAATGGTGCCATCCATTTCCTCTCCGGGGAGCGGCTGCTAAATGCTTATTAATGCAGCAATCAATTCTTGTGTTTCTGTTCCTGTCCTGGCAGCCATGGCTGCTTGTGTCTGATGATTTTCAGGAACAGGGGTGCCCACATCTGCTGTCTTACTGCACCTTTGTTCATTCACATTTTCTCAGCCGCCACAGGTTTCCCAGCCCCGGTGTTTCCCTGCCAGCAACTCTTCCCAGAAGTGTGAAATcaatccagcagcagccctgaggaggcagcagcctttAGCAGCCTGGGTCAGCAGGGACTTTGCTCTCCCCCTCCACCCTTGCTCATGTTCCTGCTGTGAGTAAAACAAGGATGAAAATATGTATCTGATAATTGAGAAGCAAATTTCACCCTTGGGAATCTCAGATGCTGATTATGAGACAGGATACCGTCCAAATTCCAaaatatcttaaaaaaaaaaacatctggagagaaagaggctgaggggagaccttctctcactctctacaactccctgaaaggaggttggagccaggtggggggttggtctcttctcactagtaacaagtgatgggacaagaggaaatggccttaagttggaccaggggaggtttaggttggacattagaagaaacttctccactgaaagggttctcaaccactggaacaagctgcctgtggaggtccttgaatccccatccctgaaggtatttagaaGAGGCAGAtgttgtgctgagggacatggtttagcaccagacttggtagagttagagagtggttggactgcctgatcttgaagggcttttctaacccaaacaattccatgttctaggtgaacctgtttcagcagggaggttggactaggtgatcctcctgaggtcccttccacctcccaccattctgtgatcccttgAAAACTAGATGTGGGATGGGGTGAACAGCTCAGCCCCTCTATcaccacccccacctcactgttccccacagaacAGCAGCATTGGGGTATAATTCAATGCCTCTGCAAGCACATGCTGGTGTCTGTCAAAGACAGGGGCTGCTTTcttgctgccctgcctgagAGGCTCCTTTTTACAGCCAGCTGGGTGTTTACAAGGGTTATATTTACCCTGTGGTTGAGCAGTTTTGGTGATTACCCCCCAGGTTTGACTGTTTCTTCCTTTCGTGGGAGTTTTCCTCTGGAAAGGCACACGGTGAACAAAAGGCTTCTAAGCCTGTAAGTACCTTCACAGAGACATTAAGCATATGGATGACACACTCCCAGATTTGGTTAGAGGCAGATATGAAGGCTGTGCCTGAGCTCCTCTCTCCAGAACATGGAATTTAGCCAAAGAGATAaagaactgcagcagcacaggcaatgAAGGGCCAGCCTGGACAGGAAGATTTTCCACAGGAAATTTGTTAGCATGTACATTTAATTTCAGACAGTGAGGCTAACAGGAAGGCAATCCTGTTATTGGTgttctggagagcatccagcaccCCACAAGCCTTCTAAAGAAGCAACCTAGCCCTGCCATGGAGGGAGTGTCTCAATGTGTGCAGCATGAACACTGCTGACTTGGCAATCAGCAGGAGCATGAAGAGCAGCTCTTGCCATGGGAATGTGACACTTATCCCAGACAGCAGCCCGGCCTGCTCCCCCCACCACCCTCCCTATTGATTGCACCAAAGAAACCCATGGTGGAGACATAGGTGGGATGAGGCTGCCTCCACCCACAGGTGAGTAGGCTCATAAAGTTGTTGAGAAATTGCTTCAAATGCAGTTTATGGCAccattttttttggggggggggggaggtggggtgtaggggggggaggagggggagctggCAGAATGTAGTGCTGGTCCTTCTTTCTGCCCAGAGGAATGGTTGCTCTTAAAGCAGCTTGGAGGTAACCTAATGAACAGGTTGCTCCTTCATGCCCATATGGATCTGGAAATCCCCAAGATCCAGCAATGTATGGTGGACCTATAAATCTTTCTTGCTTGCTGTCATCAGCAGTTCTTAGGTATTGTGGAACCCTTGGCTGAGATCAGCAATATTTCTTCTGCCCGAATTGCACCCCATGATTCCCACCCTGTCCCATCCTCCTCAGCTTctcactgccactgctgctgtggtgcaagGGACTCAAACATGGTCACAAACAGCCCTACAAGGCACCAGGGCCCAGGCTTGCAGCAGGAGGGATGACAAAGGAGGGGAGTTTGTAGACCCACATGAGAACAGCCCCACGCAGCCCCGTGCCAAATTCACTGCCACAGGAACGTGGACCCAGTTTTCCTTCTGCCACGTCCTCCAACCTTCTAAGCAAAGCCTGGTGTGAgtgcctgctgctttctcccCGTGCATTGGGCGGGTGGTCACCTACCTCCTGGCAGGCTTATGGGCCCGCAGCCCTTCTCTTTGGGACCTTGCTCCTGCATAAAAATCCTCTTTATACAGAGTCTCCATAGCCCGAAGTGAGCCGCTTCACAGGTAGCGTTGTACTCCTCCACCTTGGGGCTCAGCACGGCCCAGTGGTCAGTCACTACGGCTGCGAAGAGCAGCGAGACGCCCACCAGGATCACCGAGAACGTCAGCCGGACCTTCAGGGGTTTGCTCTCATCCATCCTGCTCCGGGTCGGTGCTCCCGGcggagcctgcctgctgcttcacGAGGTCTTCCCAGATCCTGGCGCATCGGAGCCTTTGGAGACGTCAGCCCCAGGCTGGCGGTGGGGagacagctgctgggctgagacagctgctgggctgtgtcagCCGCCACGGCCGCCAGCTATTAATGCACGTAAGGCGAGCAGCGCCCGGCACGGCTCGGGTTTCCACCCCATCCCAACGGGATTGTTTAGGATTCCcacaagctgcccaggctggctcaGAGTCGCCGTTCAAAGCTGTCATCCCTTGCCTTGCGACATGCCCAGAAATAGACATTAATGGGGGGATTAACTTTTCGGCTGGGTTGTAACCAGCTGTGTTTATAACAGCTACAGCctcacttcagcctcctcctaaaTAGTTTTACAGGCCTGGAGCCTGCAAACCAAGGCAGCTTCTATGAGGAACTCAGGATGTCCCTccagagcccagaactgtggCATTTAGAAAGTGGCAAAATAAGAAAATTTATTTTATGGACTATTTTTGTAAtggtattttttaaattaacctGAAGTATTCTCAGTAGtctttttgggttggttggttggttggttttgttttagggATTTTTTGGCTATCTTTTCCCTATTTTTTCATGTGCAatagctctggagtgctcactTGCTCTCCCACCATCCATGCTTGCCTCAATGCATGTGgttagtgttgggttgatgactgagtgatcttggaggtcttttccaagcttgccctctacaactctctgaaaggaagctggagtgagatgctggtcccttctccctagtatcaagtgataggacaggaggaaatttCACAAGTttcaccagaggaggtttaggttggatgttagaaacatatattttttttccctgcaagagtggtcaggctttgggcattgggaacaggctgcccagggtggagtcaccatccctggaggtgttaaaaaaatgtgtggcCAGGGCACCTTGGGACAGAGTTTAGTggccaggtggtgctgggtcagtggttggacttgatgatctcagaggtcttttccaatcaaaacaattctgattctagaCAGTAACCCCAGCAGTCACCCAACACACCCTCCTCTTCTTTCAGAAGTGTCCTCCATCACCCTGAACCCAgattgccagggctggggccagcctctctccttccccttgaTATTTTAGCGGATGGTAAGGTTAATTTTATGCTAATGCCAATGCAGAGGCTACTATGGATATGACATTGCAATTGTGATGTCAAACTGAGGAGGATGACATCCCTGAATGTCAAAAGAATGGTTAAAAAAATGCCAGTGGTAAGCTGCAAATATCATGTTATCATCTCAATAGAATGGCAaagctgctctggtgctgctttaTGAACACTCCAATTTGATGTTAAAACAAAGGTGCGGAGGTGTCAGCTCAAATTAATGAGAACAACCTGAAGCAAGGAgtaaaggagagaggggagcatGGGAAAAGGTCAGAAAATAAAGAGTAAGTTAAATATTGATCCAAAGTGTCTGTAATTGAAATATGACTTAAAGGCATTAACATCACTCTGCTTGTGAATGACTTAGAcacccctggggagcagggtgaCATGGCTGAACCTTGTATGGGCATTTGGTGCCTACCTGCCAGCAAGGTGGGAGTCATGGGAAAGAACAAAGGGATGTGAGATGAAACAGGAGCTGAATGCGACTGgggagggcactgggcacaTGGGGCAAGGCAGGGCCCAGAGACTATGGGCATGTCGGAAGGAAGACGCTCACAGAACTTTGTAGGACTGTGCGATATGGTTGATTGGTTGAGGCTGGGAGAAATATCGGAGGCTGACATTTAAACCAGAACCAAGAGTTCTCATGAAAATGGAAAAGCCTGAAGGGAACAGACTTTATACCAGAAAAGGCATGCATTAAAAATGTAATGCCTTTGCTTTTGAAGTAGTCTCTTGTTAAACTTCACTAGACATCAGTCGATCTTAGGAGCTGCATCCTGGCTTGGCTTCCTTGATGCTACGAACTCTTAAAGACCTCTGCAAGTTGAGCATAAGAAAGAGAATGTGTGCTTGCAAATGTGAGCACAAAGCAAGGTTCTGGTTGCTGAGAAGCAAGTGCTAATGATGGTGCTTTAGACTAATTACAACCTACAAGGACTGCAGGGGTGGGAACTCATTAATTTCTGTGTTGGTGTTAGTCTTTGTGTCTCTTCCAGTGTTGACAAGAATCACACTTTTTGTTCTCCCTTAGGTGCTCCGATCTGGCTAAATTCctcagggtttggttttgttttgagtttCCTGATAATATCCACGAAACAAGGACGGTgaaatcagaagagaaaaaaaatcatccttccctgcagagcgGAGCTGGGAGCACCGAGGAGATTCGATGAGCTTCAACATCAactcagcagcttccctgaaCTCGTTACTTCAGCTGAGGTGAAacgctgtccccagccccctccccggaTGACCTAGAGCCACCAatccctgaggaaaaaaaaacctgttttGTGGGGTTACTGCTCTCCATGTGCTCTGTGGGTTTGCATGGGCACTGTTGCCTGCTTCTCCTGACACAGTCTCTGTGATTTTGGGGACTGCCAGCAGGTATTTGGTGATCACCACTTGCAGCCCTTGCAGCCACCATGGTGAGAGCCAAAAACCTCCTCTGCCCATGAGCTCAGCCTCTATCTCCAACCTGGGAACATCTGGTCCTATCGTTGAGGCAAAGTTGTCCTCCTGGGGAGGGCTCGTGGGCATCTGGATAAGTGCAGAAGCAAAGCTGATTTCCGGAGGAGCAAAGGACTAAAGAAACTCCAAAGGCTGGCTGCACATCCAGAAGACCATGGTATGTAATCCTCTAGAACAACTCCTGCAGTTTCCTTGTGTCAGCTGGCATTTAGAAATCAATATCACATGAAATAGAAACAGGCTATTAATGAGGACCTgttgggaggcagggagggttgtAATTAATTGCACTTTAGGAGCAGTGAGTGAGAGACACAATTATGGTTCTCTATTGAGAAAATGCTGAAGGAGATGTCTCAAGCCCACCTATTGCATCATTTTGACCCTAGCGGAGGCGTTGCCTTGGCTCTCTCCCCAGAACTTGCacttttctgtgtttcttctgGCAACCAGATTAACCAAACTTTGCAGTTCCCTTCTTGTAGGGTAATGTCCTGCAGAAGACCCTTCCCAGGTGAGAATAATGGAGAGTAGAGGAGATGGTGTCTGGTCTGCCCCCAGCTCAAACATTTTCTCAGTGAACAGCTTTCTTCAGATGGGAGCTCCATAGCAACACTCAAGCTCTTGAGGTGAGTAGTAGACCACCACACTCATGGTTGACTCTGCTTAGCCGATACCCAGGAGTAGCAGCAATGGCTACCCTAATTCTGGGGTTCAAATGCTGTGATCACTGAAGGTAAGCTCAAAACGTGTATGTGCTTTGGCTGGGTTTTAAATTCTTTAATGGACTCCCTTGGGCACAAAGAAGGAGCTATGACCCCACACTGCCCAACCTTCATGATCctagccctgcagccccttggaGCTCAGGCAGGACTGACTCTCCCCACCAATGCCCACACTCCTCCTCATTCTCTTAAAATACCGCCGGCCGTGCTGGGTGTGCAATGTCAGAACGcgatccctgcagctctgctggagcaaggCGGTGACGACTGTAAGATGAGCTGGTCACAGACAGGTGCAGAGAACTCTTCATTCCCTTTTATTTTCAGCACCTCCCATGTTTGTTAGTTTTCTCAGTCCAAGGAAATGCCACATCCTCCTCGCTGGACACTTTCTCCACTTCGTGAAGCCATAAGGAGTCTGTCTTTGTTTGCCCTGCCTCAAACAACATCCTTTTTTTCATGCATGCCTGCATACAGCAAGACAACCACGGCTCTTGGGGTCACTGTTTACACACAGACTTACTCAGCAATGTGGGGAGAGCCTTCGTTTGT is from Dryobates pubescens isolate bDryPub1 chromosome 20, bDryPub1.pri, whole genome shotgun sequence and encodes:
- the CACNG1 gene encoding voltage-dependent calcium channel gamma-1 subunit, which codes for MDESKPLKVRLTFSVILVGVSLLFAAVVTDHWAVLSPKVEEYNATCEAAHFGLWRLCIKRIFMQEQGPKEKGCGPISLPGEHNCSYFKHFTPGQSSEIFEVTTQKEYSISAAAIAIFSVGFAIIGTICVLLSFRRKRDYLLKPASMFYTFAGLCIIISVEVMRQSVKRMIDSKETAWIEYSYSWSFACACSSFVLLFLCGLGLLLIALPRFPQNPWETCMDAEPEH